Proteins from one Mus pahari chromosome 18, PAHARI_EIJ_v1.1, whole genome shotgun sequence genomic window:
- the LOC110336117 gene encoding CMRF35-like molecule 8 codes for MAWXPTSLLSPVLLLLLASGSWTQDLELHRAQEGKTVSVTCWYDPIYHYNEKIWCKQIESLCHPSVTSVSTGDKKLRFSIQQSSRFNYFTVTMTDLKIGDSGVYHFGITANNRIIVFRSIRLEVSKVSYTTSWRTTALASTHSPVTDRRSPESPMWKAIIAGVVVAVLLLLTLIILVILYLRKARGKALNVQNQCHPIYEDFSGQKEETTSFNQQGHSSEDTGTICYASLIHLNHVNPQDSIYNNTQPYPKPSPDPLLSVEYASISRNRLGSSEPDDPRGGDQQLRAELPGQ; via the exons ATGGCCTGGGANCCCACATCCCTGCTCtccccagtgctgctgctgctcctggccTCAG GCTCCTGGACACAGGACCTGGAGTTGCATCGAGCACAGGAGGGCAAGACTGTTTCTGTGACATGCTGGTATGATCCCATCTACCACTACAATGAGAAGATCTGGTGTAAGCAAATAGAATCCCTTTGTCACCCCTCCGTGACGAGTGTCAGCACAGGTGACAAGAAGCTAAGATTCTCCATCCAGCAGTCTTCTCGGTTCAACTACTTCACTGTCACCATGACTGATCTCAAGATAGGTGACTCGGGTGTCTATCATTTTGGGATCACTGCTAATAACAGGATAATTGTTTTCAGGAGTATCCGCCTGGAGGTGTCAAAAG TCTCATACACGACCTCCTGGAGGACGACAGCCCTGGCCTCTACCCACAGCCCCGTCACTGACAG ACGATCTCCAGAAAGCCCGATGTGGAAGGCCATCATTGCGGGGGTGGTCGTGGCTGTTCTGCTACTGCTCACACTCATCATCCTTGTGATCCTGTACCTGAGGAAAGCTCGAGGGAAGGCCCTGAACG TTCAGAACCAGTGTCACCCTATCTATGAAGACTTTTCAGGCCAGAAGGAGGAGACCACT agCTTCAATCAGCAGGGCCACTCCAGTGAGGACACTGGGACCATCTGCTATGCCTCTCTCATCCACCTGAATCACGTGAACCCTCAGGACTCCATCTACAACAACACCCAGCCCTACCCGAAGCCCTCTCCTGACCCACTTCTGTCTGTGGAATACGCCAGCATCTCTAGAAACAGACTCGGGTCTTCCGAGCCAGATGACCCAAGAGGTGGAGACCAGCAACTGAGAGCTGAGCTCCCAGGACAGTGA